In Gadus morhua chromosome 5, gadMor3.0, whole genome shotgun sequence, the genomic stretch ccttaATCTCTTTGtagtcatcatcgtcatcttcatcatcatcatcaatgaTGTCTCATGACTGAGTGctaagggagagggggggggaaagtgaaagaaaaaaatgtaatttcaagGACTTTAAATCTGTAAACATCTACAGGTGTAGAGTGTTGGTCGTAGCGATCTTATACTGTTGTTGTGAGAGATTGCCTGCAAAGCGACAATATTTCTGTTGTCacaacattttttttgtgtctATTTTCAGACTGCAAACCAGAGCAGCAGATGATGTATGCAGGAAGCAAGAACAAGCTGGTGAAGACTCTGAACCTCACCAAGGTAGAGCAGCACTCAACACccgttcctctcctccactccgtCCATCTGCTCCACACCATTCCTCTCCGCGTTGCTCATCGTCTGATCTCTGTccccgacctgctccttaatgacctgtttctgagataactgtctaacccctaccagctccttaatgacctgtaatCTGAGTTTACTGTCTCCAACTCCTACCTATTCCGTGATGGCCGGTATCTGACttcactttggatgaaaacatCTATCAAATGATGCCAATTCTGCATGATGATAAATGATGAACGGCTGGCAATGAACAACTACAATTTTTGTTCTGTTCCGTCCGGCAAACTATTTATGATAACCAGTGGTCGCCATAGCGACTCAGCAATGTGCAAATGGTTAAGCGGTGGAAGAACGAGCAGTAGTGAAaactctgcctgcctgtctgtctgatggtctgcccgtctgtctgacggtctgcctgcctgtctgacggactacctgtctgcctgtctgtgtgacgGTCTGCCTgatgatctgtctgtctgacggtctgcccgtctgtctgacagactacctacctgtctgtctgtctgactgtctgcctgatgatctgcctgcctgtctgtctgcctgcctgtctctgtctgaCGGTCTACCTGTCTGACggtctacccgtctgtctgtctgtctgtctgacggtcTCCCTTTCTGAcggtctacctgtctgtctgcaggtgtTCGAGGTGAGGACCACTGAGGAGCTGACCGAGGAGTGGCTGAAGGAAAAGCTTGGGCTCTTCTCTTAAGGTCGCCGTGGTAACGGAGGAATGGAGACCGCACAACCCGAGTCAAGtccttttttaatttttcttcttctttaaaGAAGTGGGGTGCCATGTTTGCCCCGATGCTCGTtgtagccccccctcccccctaaccACACAGAACACCGTAGGATAGGACAATCAATATCTTTCACAGTCACGCGGTTCATAAAATGGTCTCGATTACGAAACACCACACCAGTGGGAGAAGGtgcataaaaaacaaaactatttCTGGAGATGCTATTTCATGCAGACCTGCTTTCTATTGTCCTTCTCATCTAATGTTTCCCTTGTgccagtgcagtgcagtctgtCATGAAACCACGCTCCTGGATCATCTCTGTAGGCCTTAGAACTCTCCCGGATAAGGCTAGAGGCTTTGAACTAGACATCGACTTATCTTAAATAAGTCCTGAACTAGCTGTCTCTTAAGTTGAACCCATTTTTTATTCACAATGTTTTAGTTATAATTGGATTAGTAATGGCTTCTCTGGATTATTGAAAAAGAGAATATACTTCATATAGTTTGAATTGATTTAGGTTGCTTCCTTCTGACACGGTTGAACAATCATTGCTACAATCAGAGATGGAGGCTTTAGGTCCGTGGATGTAGAATGCATCGAGTTCATCCGTTTACAAGTAGCTCACCTGAGGCATAACgacaacaaacaaaaaggaaagagggattatacatatattatacatGTATACTAATAAATCAATGTAATGCTGCACACAATGGAGCAGTACTATTCAAAGTACACACGCAtaatgtgtataaatatatatatatgaacagcCTTGTCATATTGTAGATTCTGACTGGTGCATGCTGAATATGGTGTTATTTACTATGATTGGACGGCGAGGAATGACCTTTTAGGCCTACCATTGACCTGTCTAAATCTCGGTGAACTGTCTATTCCATTTCTACTGAATCATTCCTGAAATGGCGTCCGTACCATTTGAACAGCAGGACAGCCTTTTCCGTCAAATACAGGGTCTACTCTTAAACTACCTTTGTACACCTGTCATAGTGGATGATTATGGGCCTTATCCAACCGGCAGCCAACTTGGTTCTAAACTATAGCTGGGTGGCGCATTAAGTTCCCTCCACATAGATACCAtttagagccaagatggccacATAGATACCATTTGACCCATAGctagtttttgttgttttaaattaatattgtgGTGATCCAAACATCACGTTTTTGTACTTGGATTACATTGTGCTTGGATTACATTGTACTTGGATTACATTGTGCCTGTCCCAGCCTTGAGGTCAGTTTACCGAACAGCGATATTCCTTTTTAGATTGGGAAATCAAACGCAAGCCTTTCTTTCAACTTGTGCACAAAGAGCTTAAGAGTGTCAGATCACAGAGGCGTTGCGTACCCCCTGGGCCCCACCTGTTCTCGGCCTGTTTGTAGGCAACAGACTAAAATGGATTTAGTGGAGATTTACACAATAAGTGTGGCATCAtgctgtaaccccccccccccccacacaaacttGCTGTTGCTTATTTTtaatccgttttttttttcatattttgtatTGATGAGAATCAGGAGGCCACACTGAGGAAACAGAAACAGTATTTTCTGTAACAAGAatttggggaaaaaaaatataaaaggtTTTTATATCATGTTGGATCCTtttctgatttattttattcattaaatgcATTCGTTTTTGTTTTATAATTTGCATTGGTTAATCTCCAATGGTCAAGGAGTTTTTTGTAAATCACTGTCAAGATCTCAACAGAAAGTAGAGGAGCTGAAAGCTCTTAATCCATGAGATTGGGATCGTTGCTCTCTGTAAATCGTTGTTAATTTCTAATCTGAAATTAAGATCGACACCTTTCACAATCCGGAAGCCTCCTTAAACAAAATgccaaaaagtttttttaaataagatatTGATTTGATTGAAGCGAGGCTGCTTAATGATGAACTATTGAATATGTGCAATGTTTCAAACGAACCAATACAAAAACGAGAATTCCTTGATGGTGAGCGTGGTAAACTACTGTACATGGCTTCGTTTCCATACATGTATGGTGTTTGAACGACAAGGGGGTGAGGCCATGCATTTGGTTTGATCCTGTGGATATACATATTTTTCCAACTAATCTAGTATATGTAGTAAACCGTACAATAAATGTACTTTGCATTGATGTCGGGCTTTTTTTCATACTCAGACGAATCGTCGACTTTTCCAAGATTCCCCACCTGAAACATAGCTGCCTCTTTGCATCAGTGTAACTTGTgaaatattattaaatattcATAATTTGTACGATGTCCAATATTCACCCAATAAAATAGTGATGTATAAATGTCTGCGTTTCTCGTCTTTTCTTCCCCCCACATTATACCAACGATGAgaaactgaataactaaacagCAATTACAGGGTGACAGATTTTTGTCGTTCTGCAGGTTCTACAGCGAAATCTCGCGATAGCTGTGATCAGAACCACTTGTGTGACGACATAGTGGTGACAGATCTCAAATCTGTAGCTACGGCTACGTCCCAAGACCGAGCGGTAGGAGAAAATGGCGTTCACATTCGCGGCCTTTTGTTATATGCTGGCTCTATTGCTCACGGCAGCACTTATCTTCTTCGCGATTTGGCACGTAAGTATCAATGTTTGTTCATCACCGTCGTGCGTCTTGTCCAACGCCACCGAGCCGATATCGCGGGCTAACGTTTACATAAGGACGGGCTTTGTGATGCGTGGTTCGCAATCCACTGTGGGTTCGCCGCCGGTCGGCTCTACGCAGATCCTCTTTTTCATTTTATGGCCGAGATCCCCCCTCAGGTCCCGGGTTTCGGGTCCATAATGACAATGTGTCCCCGGGAACGGGTCCGATCTAGAATGAATGGCCCCCTGTCGCAAGCTAACGGTAGAACCTAGAAAACAGCCTGTCACACACAGTTGTTAACCAGCCATACATATCGCGTCCATCTGATCGGCCATTTCTGTATACATGCGTAATGAGGGCTGTTAACCGGGCTGTTGTATTAACCTGTTATAACGATCTGGACGCTAGCTGGAGCTAGACATGCTAGCCGGCTAACGCCGCTTAACCTCTTGACGGAGTTAATCTCGTGACGTCATGGCTCAGTGATTTCTACTGACTGTAGCTCTGATGTGGTATTACTGTTTACACTGAGCGCATGAAGATTAATACCAAGAacccttgacacacacacacacacacacacacacacacacacacacacacacacacacacacacacacacacacacacacacacacacacacacacacacacacacacacacacacacacacacacacacacacacacacacttttgtaaaCGGAAATCGTAGTAATATTTGCGTATATTTTGTGTAATATTATGTTACTGTCCCTTTTGCCTCTCCAGATAATCGCCTTCGATGAGCTGAAAACGGACTACAAGAACCCTATAGATCAATGTAACACTTTAAACCCGGTAAGTGACACGTCAATAGTCGGCCATCTCCCCTTGCCTCTTTCAGCGCATGCACTTCTGCTTTTGTTTAATGTTATTTCAGGATGAGTTATGCGTCTTGTAGACATTTTAACTTGATTTACCTGCACCGTTCTGCTAACTAAACTGTCTGTTGTAAACCAGGAGTGATGTTTCAGCTCTCAAACTCTAACGCATTTATTCTTTTGGTTTTCTAatctgcttctttttttttatttatcttttcatTTTTGTTAACGTCCAAAAGACAGTTGAAAAGGTCAAAAAGATTAAAAGAATCAAAATTGCATTGAAGGTTTGTACCAAACTTTAAAGACTGCCCGCTCAGTACAGTACAGTCTGCGGTATGTCATTCTGCACGGTAGAGTGTTTGCAACGGTTTTTTCAGTTAACCAATCGAAAAGGGACGAGACTAAATTTCATCTAAGGGCGTGTGCGTCGGTCCAAGCTTGTTAGCATGGCGGTTTTTGAGTCTTATGGGTGTAAATCCCGTGGTTCGATTTCTTTCCCCaccattttatttttacaaacatCCCGCTGCCGTATTGCCAAGTTTCAAATAGAGCCGTAGTTTACCTGGAGGTTTAATTAATCAAAGAGCCTTTTGCTGTTAACCTATAGTACAAAGGCCTATGTGCACATCAACACATTGGACAGCAGCCCCCTCTAATAAAGAATGCAATCATTTATCAACCACATTCCCCACCATGTTATGAGGACTCGAGGCACGCGCGTGTTAACTGAAAAGACTTGCAAATGCTCAAGACATGCATGATCTTgattacaaccccccccccctcccccctgtttgcATTTGGTGTTTTTATAGTTATTGGTAAGTTATCAATAAACTTATAAATTCAGCCCACGGAATCCATCTAGATTTACAGAAATATTTGGGGAGGTTAAGATGTTTCTTTTTTATGGTACGAACAAGTGATGAGATGGGTGCTTGCTGGACGTCAATCTTAATTCACTTTACTGAATTTACTTTAAACCCCTCCCTGTCTCGAAGGTATCTGTCGGAAGCAATTGTGATTttaatttgatttaaaatgggtggatttttttatttttgggctTCAAAGCTCCAGAAAATCACCTGGGGTTTGGGCCAGATGGCAGTGGAACACCACGACTAGCTCAGCAGTATCTCAGGGGGCCCTGATTGGTTGATGAACCTTAGAAGAAGTGGGAGGGGGCTCGCCTGTTAACCAGAATGGCCTATTTCTGTCCCATCGTGGTCAGTCATCTCAGCGGTCCGCAGGTCCTTAACATAACCCTCGGCTCAATCTGAACTTCCGCTCGATAGAGCGATCGGCTGGTCATACATTTCTGGCAACACAGTGCAGGAttcaaccacctccaccccccccaactCTGCACCTCATCCACCCCCCACTCACCTCTCCATCTGTGGGCGTGTGGGGCTCAGCCCCCACCTGGGCTCTACGTGCATGCATGGCTTCCATGTGGCGACTCCATCTGTCCGGGcctggcctcccccccccccctcccccctcccagtaGCTCCAGTAGCGGGTGTTTCCATCACTGGCATggtcccccctctcctcatcttTAGAGTGTTCAGATGAGCCCTCCCTAGGGTAAAAAAAAGGGGGGATTGTTGTTGAGCGGAGCCAACACAGCCTGCAGAGCTTAGCTTCATATGTGTCTCTGTAGagtcctgacatttgtacccccAGCAGTGATGCATGATGCTTAACATGGTGTCAGCACTGTTGGCtagatctgtctgtctctctctctccctctccttctgtgtctctctctccccctctgtctctctctctctccttctgtctctctccccttctgtgtctctctctccccctctctgtctctctccctccttctgtgtctgtccctctctctgtctctctctccttctgtgtctctctctccctctctgtctctctctccttctgtctctctagatatatttctctttctctctctctagatctcTTTCTCTCATGAAGCCAACTGGCTGCAATACATGACTTTCTATCCATGCCAGTACTCCACCATGTAAATGCATTTATTTCAAAACATCCATGCCGCACGGAAGGCAGCTTCAAATAGTGCAAGGACCGATGTATGTCAAGCCTCTAGCCTCTCTCCTCGCTGCGCTTTACTCGTCCTCCGTGAAGGTCACCCTGCCATTTAAAGACTTAAAATCAATGTGTTCCTCGTTATGAGTGCTAGCCTAGGGTCGTTTCTTCAACACAATCAGTGGCTGCTTAGTTTTAATTAAAAAGTTAGACCCCGCAGTTGAGTTTAACGATTGAAGACGACTTCAGCACACCAGACAGAGACAGGCACGGTCTACGAACGACCACAGCCTGCAGCGGTCTGTGCTCTCCTCTACTCAGATGTTCCGTCCCACCCctctgactgtgtttgtgttgtgttcgtAGCTGGTTCTGCCGGAGTACCTGATCCATGTCTTCTTCTGCGTCATGTTCTTCTGTGCGGCCGAGTGGCTCACGCTGGGCCTCAACATGCCGCTGCTGGCCTACCACGTCTGGAGGTGGGTGATGCTCCGGTATTGGCCGGTGCCGTAGCAACATCCTGTACTCTTGGGGTCAGGGTTTTTACTGCTTATTTGACTTGGATCCCAGTCTAAAGGAAAACCAATGAGAGCAGATCATTGCAATTGCATGCAAATTAACACCAGGTGGCTCTTTAAGACGCACAAAAGAACAACAATTGCACTAGACCTCTTTCACCAGAGTTGGTGTTGGTTGTTTTCAGCTAACTTAACCCCTAACCCGCTTTCCCTCTGGTTTAGCATCTACAGGTTTTATCGTGCGTCTGACGTCGTTTACCTACAAATCAGTTAGATGCTTCCATTAAACAAATATATCTACATGAAATACATAGACTATGTGATGAATATGGGACCCAAAACCTTAGTGGTAGGAGATCCATTCCGAGCTGAACCGTGTTCTTTATACTACCTAGAGCCATACTAGATCCAGAGCCTTATCCTTACCTGCCCCATGATCACACGGATCTTCACTTAAGTAGCTATGGATCAAAACCTCTGCtaaatacctgaaatgttgaataTTTTGCAAATAGTTTCCTACCTTCATAATCAGTTTGAAGTTCGTCCTGTAGACCAATGTACACCTTTTTAGCgctggttctgattggttgtgaCTGTGCTGCAGGTATATGACCCGTCCAGTGATGAGTGGGCCTGGACTGTACGACCCCACCACCATCATGAACGCCGACATCCTGGCCTACTGTCAAAAGGAGGGCTGGTGCAAGCTGGCTTTCTACCTCCTCTCCTTTTTCTACTATCTCTACGGGTATGCTCACCATTATACCGCTGTTTTGAATTtcaatgcttttattttgaaggagtCAGGAGTAGATAATTTTTATGAACTGATAGTCGTCTTATTTACCTCTATTGACTATGGGTACGGCACTAGGAATCTTATTAGcagattaattaaaaaatatatttttttcgattttcaaagtaaaagcgcgGTATCCCGTAACGTTGCATGTTGTCTCTTGGGCCTCCAGGATGATCTACGTGCTGGTGAGCTCCTAGGCCGGTCGACACCCAGAGCTGGACGGTCTGCATGTACAGTGGACACCCGAACAACGCTGACACCTTGGGGGAGGGTCCCGACcactggagggggaggagccacacacaaacaccgcccACAGAGGACTAGAACTAACCCCAGCTCCGCCTCTGTACACGGAGCTGGGGGCCATCTTGGCAAACGTTCAGCCCTCTGTCCCACAATGCAGCGCTCCTTCTGCTAGCCCCGCCCTTTAAATTCAATGAAGGAacaagattattattttttaactgtGTGGTGATTCGATGCTTccgatttttttgtttttttttactgtttattGAATTTCCCTACTGTTGAACGTTTACAGTGAAGTTAATAGAGGGATTTGAGCATTTAAGGGTCACGGTCCATTATGGACCTGCCGTTCTAGAATGCTCCAAATTAGAATCCAAGCTTTATAAAATCGATATTAATTGAACCACCTCCCCCCCATGATTCGTCAGACTAAATTGATAGAAAGTGTGAACATTAATCTCTCTCCCATCCATGCTAAGCTTGTGCACTAAAGTCCAGAAACTCAACGAGACAACGAGTTGTCTCAAACCCGATCTCTTTTCAAACCAGATTGTCCCTTTATACCTCCTCGAAACCAGTGGGACACCTGATTCAACTcatgtcatcatcatcctcatgacGCTGTCGATGTTTAGTGTTCTTTGCGATGAAACGGTCTGCTGCGACACATTCAAGGCGATCTGAGTAAAGTGAGGGACTTGATGATTTGGGAGTAAGGCTTCTCTTTAGAGGTTCTCTAGCTGGAGGTAGTCTCAGTACCCTGCCCGTCTGAGTGGTCCGCGAGATGTTTCTGCGCCGACTGCCAACGTGCCGGACTGTCGACTACCTCTCCAGTTTAGGATTCATTCAATCTCCAAATATTCCAACCTTTTGGGagtgtgtatttattatttttgcttTGTACTTTGTCTTGTTCTGGCGCTGCCGTCTTTGGTGCGGGCGTTCAACACTCCTGGTTCTACACTAAACGAGCACCCCGGACCGCTGATATTCACTAGCGTCTCCTCCGTCACGGCTCGTCTTTAGGAAGGGCGTGGCAGTTGAGCGcatcatttttatttgaatgtttcTCTTGGACCCCACCGTGTTACCATCTAGGAAGAACCAAGACTAGTTTTGTTtgaatcaaaataaaaaatcgtaTCCCACTACACCATTTTGTGGTCATTGGAGCCGAAGGGGTTTAAAGGAAAGACGTACGTTTAAAATGTGCGATTCCTTGACTTCTTGTATCAACGGGTTTAAGACGAAAGATCTTATGAAACCGTTCCTGGTTTTACTGTTGCGTTCCTTCAGTGAAAGTCTCCAAGCAGCCATTGAACAGTTAACGTTCTCCATCACTATGCGGCATTAATTCAGCACAATTCTAGTCTACACGTTGAGCATAATGCTAGAGAATGTGCTTAACATTAGCACTAGGGTTTTCAGGcaaaatttatttttaaaaaggaCTAGTCATCGCGTCAGGAGTTGGGGGCCAGATTTTGCAACGGTTCAAAAATCTAATTTGCATCCACTTAAATTGGTACCTCAATTAATATTTAACAATGCCTTTAATAGTAGACCTTGATATTGACAAATGTCTTCACTATAAACATGGCAAAAACTAAACGTTTTATGAATTTGACATAATTGCACAGCGGGAGATATTAACCACTTCcatatttatttgaaaataacCAAATTCCATTCCCCACATATTCAAGGAGTTCCATATTTAAGAGTATCCATTTAAAGTGCAAACATCTGAGtaccacgcaaacacacacacatccatcgaAGATGGAGAAGCTAAAGCTCGCTATTATTTAGCCTGTTGATGCTAGGCTGTGGCTCTTCCGGGGTACGGTGCGCTCCAGAGTTCTCACCGGGAAACGGACCGCTCCACCGTGTTCTCTCGGCCCTGCTGGAACGCCGCCTGCTTTTCCCGAAACTCATGGAGGAAGTTGTATTGCTGTGtgaagaaaaatacaaaaatcatTATTActaaaaaataattcaaaaacTAGGGGAAAATGCTGACACATCCAACTGCCCTTGAGCCAGAGCAGGGATTCGTCCTATGGAACATTTACAAGCTGAAGACCTGCCGATCTGAGAAGATTCCCGTTAACACGGGACGCAACGTGTGAGTGCGGTGTACATTACACCTTCACTTGTAACCCTAGACGACGCCTCAGTCATGGGATCATGCCAACCTGTGTTATTGAGCAGTTGTGCAAGTCTTACATTTGTCACATCCACAGAAAGCCTTTAGAGGAGATAAGATGCGTTTCTATTTCATGGCCTCTTACTAACATTAACTACAGATACCGGCAAAACCCATTTGTCTCGGCACCATGCACTGCAGCTACGGACGCTTTGGTTTGTCGAGGCCTCACCTTGACCGTCTggatggctcctccccctctcagcTCCCGGAGGATCTCGATGGCTTTATTTGCCGTCATGGTAACGGACAGCTGGAGCAGGAGACAGGCGGCAACTGGACGGGGAGTACGGACACAGGATTacactctcaccctcactctcacactcacattcactctcactttctcactcactctcactcttcaaataaatatattcttACTTAATCCGGAGCGCCCCAACCCTCCGTAACAGCTGAAAATAAGAAACACAGGAGTGAGCTTCTATACGTTTTGAGAGTGAGAAGCTCACTCAGACCAGAGACAATTAGGAGCTAGACGTAATCGTAGGTCACCACTAGAGCTGGAGGGGACGGCCAGGTCAAGCACAACACCCAACAGCAGGTACATTGCGAAAAAGACTAAATAGAAGTCAACAGTAAAAGCATAACTTTTAAAGTCCTAGTACTCCTACAGTTCTGCTATTACTTGAAAGCCGCTCCGATATCGACGGTATGCTTCAACCGTTCCGTGCTTCTGTTACGATGACGGCAATGTATAGTCAGTCATTGTCGAAATTTTTTTCTTCTagatttacatttatacatttttcattaatattctataaatatgacaatacatttgttttcttGTCAAGCATAAGCATCCATGTTTTCCGACTTGGTAGCTCGAACGCACTTGGGTCGGAGATGATGCGTTCCACATTCCGACTTTCAACGTCCGACCGTTAACGAACGTAGCCTAACGCAGCtcgcccactgcatccgtccgtcaACGGACGACGGAAGGCGTGTCTGACGGACGGGGGAGTGTTTGCCGACGGAgccacgatctgattggctgaaggatCCGTTGCAGACAGAAAAGTTAATAATTTCGCAACTTCTGAACGCAAGAGACGGAGCCGCcggaacggacggacccacaatgcatttcgggaTCGCCCCATGGTGTATATTTGAGGTTCAACCGTGTTTATCTCTGGTTCTATAGTGTGCATTTAATGGAAGTAGACGTTCACACCAGAGTGGTTCCAATACCGATCCCGGTATCGGAACCACTCTGGTGTGAACGCCTACCGGTTCCTCCGACGTTCACACCAGAGTGGTTCCGATACCGGTACCAGTGGTGGAACCACTGGGGGGTGACCCGTCTCCCACGCCCTTCAGACTCACTGGATCACGGTGCGGCGCTGGTCCTCCAGGCTGCTCTGGAGCTCCTCAAGGATCTGCCCACACTGCTCCAGCTCGGGGGCGCCCCCGTCGGGGAAGGGCAGGTGGTGCACCCGAAAGCCCTGCCGGCGGTAGGCCTCCAGCAGGGAGGGCACCCGGTACATGTTCAACTCGCCGCGGGTGCAGAACACGAACACGTCCTGCACGCCCTGGTTCTGCAGCTCGTCTGGGCGCcccgggagagggggagggagggagggagggagtcagacatgatcgccatggagacggatcgacaccaaaacaaacaccaCGCATGCTGTTTAAAAAGGAAGCTGAACTGCTGTGTGTCCATGTACTAGTGCCGACCAACGGTGCAACAGTTTGAAGTTCAGCCGGGATCTACTCCGGCTCCATCGTCAAGATCACTGAACTGGTGAAAATGATTCTTTAACCAGGCTGAAGTACCAAACCTcaggcctctcctctcctcatgaCGGAGGGAAGGTCACACAACGATCGAACAAAGCTCTGCTATTCAGGGGAAAGCTTTGGAGTCTGGTTTTGGTGAGCTTTGCTTTGTCTGATGATCAAACTGCACATTGGTGGGACCCGCAAACAAACGCTACGTGTTGTTAGACAAGTTTAGGACAGACTGGGGTTGGTTGTTATATCCCTGGGAAAGGCTTTGCAGGGATTGCTGAGAACGATGCAGTGGTT encodes the following:
- the cnih1 gene encoding protein cornichon homolog 1; the protein is MAFTFAAFCYMLALLLTAALIFFAIWHIIAFDELKTDYKNPIDQCNTLNPLVLPEYLIHVFFCVMFFCAAEWLTLGLNMPLLAYHVWRYMTRPVMSGPGLYDPTTIMNADILAYCQKEGWCKLAFYLLSFFYYLYGMIYVLVSS
- the cdkn3 gene encoding cyclin-dependent kinase inhibitor 3, with protein sequence MRTSEFDSSDEEEVSEEQLTPFHISWLPLSVVESAQFLGICALPGCKFKENRRNLQRDVDELQNQGVQDVFVFCTRGELNMYRVPSLLEAYRRQGFRVHHLPFPDGGAPELEQCGQILEELQSSLEDQRRTVIHCYGGLGRSGLIAACLLLQLSVTMTANKAIEILRELRGGGAIQTVKQYNFLHEFREKQAAFQQGRENTVERSVSR